In Granulicella mallensis MP5ACTX8, the sequence CGATGGTCTGCGAAGCCGCAAGCGTGAGGTGGCCGGCGTTGGTGCTGGTTGTCGCGGCGACGGCCTGGCGGGCCTCTTCGGAAAGGTCCGCCAGCCTTTCAGCATAGGGAAGGAGCGCGGTTCCGGCGGTGGTGAGAGTGATCTTGCCGCCGGCGCGGTCGAAGAGCGCCACGTCGAGCTCTGTCTCCAGCGCCTTGATCTGCTGCGTGATGGCGGGCTGGGTAAGCAGGAGTTCTTCAGCGGCAACGCGGAAGTTGCGATGGCGGGCGACGGCGCGGAAGACGCGGAGGCGGAAGTTCTCCATAGCGTTCAGAGTACAGCTACGGGAGACTTCTAAGGCAGCACGGCCTCGGCTTCGATCTCGACGCGCCACTTGGGGTTGAGCAGGGCGGCGACGACCATGGTGCTCGCTGGGCGGATCGTTCCGAAGACCTCACCGTGAGCCCGGCCGATCTCTTCCCAGTCCTCGACGCGGGCGAGGAACATGCGCGTGCGGACGACGTGCTCGAAGGTGGCTCCAGCCTGCGAAAGCGCAGTCTCGATGAGCTTGAGGACGACGCGGGTCTGCTCGGCGGGCGAGAGGTCTTCTGCCCCAACCGGACCGGTGCCGGAGACGTGGACTACGTTGCCGATGCGTACCGCGCGGGAGAAGCCGATGATGGGTTCGAAGGG encodes:
- a CDS encoding RidA family protein, whose product is MSNRTNIPGTSPFEPIIGFSRAVRIGNVVHVSGTGPVGAEDLSPAEQTRVVLKLIETALSQAGATFEHVVRTRMFLARVEDWEEIGRAHGEVFGTIRPASTMVVAALLNPKWRVEIEAEAVLP